A window of the Salvelinus alpinus chromosome 3, SLU_Salpinus.1, whole genome shotgun sequence genome harbors these coding sequences:
- the LOC139569868 gene encoding DNA-directed RNA polymerase II subunit RPB1-like, whose protein sequence is MECGSGEARAGCWKPGAEAEAGAGGVSTGLNPTSPSPTSTSPSPISHSPSPTSHSPSPTSHNHIRSPTSPTPTYPSPSPTSPSPTSPSTTPTSHSPINHSPSPTTTSPSPTPTYPSPSSTSHSPSPTSPTPTYPSPSPTSLSPTTNYPSPSPTSPTPTYPSPSPTSPSPTPNYPSPSPTSPSPTPTYPSPSSTSHTPTYPSPSPTSHSSSPTIPSPIPTIPSPIPTYPSTSSTSPTPTYPSPIPTIPSPSPTSPSPIPTIPSPIPTIPSPSPTSPSPSPTSPSPITTIPSPIPTSHSPIPTSPSPSPTIPSPTPTYPSPTPTYPSPSPTSPSPIPTIPSPIPTSPSPIPTSPSPSPTSPSPTPTYPSPSPTIPSPNPTYPSPSPTSPSPTPTSPSPIPTSPSPSSTSPTPTYPSPTPTYPSPSPTIPSPTPTIPSPIPTSPSPSSTSPTPTYPIPSPTSPSLSPT, encoded by the exons atggagtgcgggtcaggggaagctcgggcgggttgctggaaaccaggtgcggaggctgaggctggggcgGGAGGGGTTtcgacagg ccttaATCCTACCAGCCCTAGTCCTACTTctaccagccccagccctatcAGCCACAGCCCTAGTCCTACCAGCCACAGCCCTAGTCCTACCAGCCACAACCACATCCGTAGTCCTACCAGCCCTACTCCTACCtaccccagccctagtcctaccagccccagccctacCAGCCCCAGCACTACTCCTACCAGCCACAGCCCTATCAACCACAGCCCCAGCCCTACTActaccagccccagccctacTCCTACCTACCCCAGCCCTAGTTCTACCAGCCACAGCCCTAGTCCTACCAGCCCTACTCCTACCtaccccagccctagtcctaccagcctcagccctactactaactaccccagccctagtcctaccagCCCTACTCCTACCtaccccagccctagtcctaccagccccagccctacTCCTAACtaccccagccctagtcctaccagccccagccctacTCCTACCTACCCCAGCCCTAGTTCTACCAGCCATACTCCTACCtaccccagccctagtcctaccagCCACAGCTCTAGTCCTACCATCCCCAGCCCTATTCCTACCATCCCCAGCCCTATTCCTACCTACCCCAGCACTAGTTCTACCAGCCCTACTCCTACCTACCCCAGCCCTATTCCTACCatccccagccctagtcctacaaGCCCCAGCCCTATTCCTACCATCCCCAGCCCTATTCCTACCatccccagccctagtcctaccagccccagccctagtcctaccagccccagccctattACTACCATCCCCAGCCCTATTCCTACCAGCCACAGCCCTATTcctaccagccccagccctagtcctaccatCCCCAGCCCTACTCCTACCTACCCCAGCCCTACTCCTACCtaccccagccctagtcctaccagccccagccctattcctaccatccccagccctattcctaccagccccagccctattCCTACCAGCCCAAGCCCTAGTcctaccagccccagccctactcctacctaccccagccctagtcctaccatCCCCAGCCCTAATCCTACCtaccccagccctagtcctaccagccccagccctactcctaccagccccagccctattcctaccagccccagccctagtTCTACCAGCCCTACTCCTACCTACCCCAGCCCTACTCCTACCtaccccagccctagtcctaccatCCCCAGCCCTACTCCTACCATCCCCAGCCCTATTcctaccagccccagccctagtTCTACCAGCCCTACTCCTACCTACCCCATCCCTAGTCCTACCAGCCCCAGCCTTAGTCCTACCTAA
- the LOC139569869 gene encoding mucin-2-like, whose protein sequence is MQSFVQHTVITFHWSHCVCGRSRAEERRGLECTCQAGRTCQAGRTCQAGRTCQAGHRATTEHQVELIGNSFRALVCREVQGCKGDVDPGGFGAGPQGVCGHAFVCKLDPGRLFAPGGFGAGPHTKCHDRHSLNPTSPSPTSTSPSPISHSPSPTSHSPSPTSHNHIRSPTSPTPTYPSPSPTSPSPTSPSTTPTSHSPINHSPSPTTTSPSPTPTYPSPSSTSHSPSPTSPTPTYPSPSPTSLSPTTNYPSPSPTSPTPTYPSPSPTSPSPTPNYPSPSPTSPSPTPTYPSPSSTSHTPTYPSPSPTSHSSSPTIPSPIPTIPSPIPTYPSTSSTSPTPTYPSPIPTIPSPSPTSLSPIPTIPSPIPTIPRPIPTSSSPSPTSPSPSPTSPSPSPTSPSPSPTSPSPITTSPSPIPTSHSPIPTSPSPSPTIPSPTPTYPSPTPTYPSPSPTSPSPIPTIPSPIPTSPSPIPTSPSPSPTSPSPTPTYPSPSPTIPSPNPTYPSPSPTSPSPTPTSPSPIPTSPSPSSTSPTPTYPSPTPTYPSPSPTIPSPTPTSPSPIPTSPSPSSTSPTPTYPIPSPTSPSLNLPSPDLVLPAQLLPSPSPSPTSPSPSPTFPSPSPTSPTPTYPSPSPASPRHTPTYPSPSSTSPTPTYPSPSPTSHTSSPTNPSPIPTSPSPSSTSPTPTYPSPSPTSPSPTPTYPSPSSTSPTPTYPSPSPTSPSPSPTSPSPIPTSPSPSPTNPSPIPTRPSPSPTIPSPGPTSPSPSPTSPSPTSPSPSSTSPTPTYPSLSPTNPSPIPTSPSPSPTSPSPSPTSPSPIPTSPTPTYPSPSPTIPSPTPTYPSPSPTIPSPSPTSPSPSLTSPTPIPTSPSPSPTSPRPTPTCPSPSPTIPSPTPTYPSPIPTYPSPSPTSPSPSPTSPSPIPTSPSPSPTSPSPSPTIPSPSPTSPSPSPTIPSPSLTSPNPSPTYPSPSLTSPNPSPTYPSPSLTSPNPSLTSPNPSPTYPSPSLTSPNPSPTIPSPSPTSPSPSPTIPSPSPTSPSPSPT, encoded by the exons ATGCAGAGCTTTGTCCAGCACACGGTCATCACATTCCACTggagccactgtgtgtgtggacgcagcagagcggaggagaggagagggctggaGTGTACTTGCCAGGCTGGGCGTACTTGCCAGGCTGGGCGTACTTGCCAGGCTGGGCGTACTTGCCAGGCTGGGCACAGAGCCACAACGGAGCACCAG GTTGAGCTGATCGGAAACTCCTTCAGGGCGTTGGTATGCCGAGAGGTGCAAGGATGTAAGGGCGATG TGGACCCTGGTGGCTTCGGAGCAGGCCCTCAAGGTGTGTGTGGACATGCCTTTGTGTGTAAGCTAGACCCAGGCAGGCTGTTTGCCCCTGGTGGCTTCGGAGCGGGCCCTCATA caaaatgtcatgaccgccacagccttaATCCTACCAGCCCTAGTCCTACTTctaccagccccagccctatcAGCCACAGCCCTAGTCCTACCAGCCACAGCCCTAGTCCTACCAGCCACAACCACATCCGTAGTCCTACCAGCCCTACTCCTACCtaccccagccctagtcctaccagccccagccctacCAGCCCCAGCACTACTCCTACCAGCCACAGCCCTATCAACCACAGCCCCAGCCCTACTActaccagccccagccctacTCCTACCTACCCCAGCCCTAGTTCTACCAGCCACAGCCCTAGTCCTACCAGCCCTACTCCTACCtaccccagccctagtcctaccagcctcagccctactactaactaccccagccctagtcctaccagCCCTACTCCTACCtaccccagccctagtcctaccagccccagccctacTCCTAACtaccccagccctagtcctaccagccccagccctacTCCTACCTACCCCAGCCCTAGTTCTACCAGCCATACTCCTACCtaccccagccctagtcctaccagCCACAGCTCTAGTCCTACCATCCCCAGCCCTATTCCTACCATCCCCAGCCCTATTCCTACCTACCCCAGCACTAGTTCTACCAGCCCTACTCCTACCTACCCCAGCCCTATTCCTACCatccccagccctagtcctaccagCCTCAGCCCTATTCCTACCATCCCCAGCCCTATTCCTACCATCCCCAGACCTATTCCTACCAGCTccagccctagtcctaccagccccagccctagtcctaccagccccagccctagtcctaccagccccagccctagtcctaccagccccagccctattactaccagccccagccctattCCTACCAGCCACAGCCCTATTcctaccagccccagccctagtcctaccatCCCCAGCCCTACTCCTACCTACCCCAGCCCTACTCCTACCtaccccagccctagtcctaccagccccagccctattcctaccatccccagccctattcctaccagccccagccctattCCTACCAGCCCAAGCCCTAGTcctaccagccccagccctactcctacctaccccagccctagtcctaccatCCCCAGCCCTAATCCTACCtaccccagccctagtcctaccagccccagccctactcctaccagccccagccctattcctaccagccccagccctagtTCTACCAGCCCTACTCCTACCTACCCCAGCCCTACTCCTACCtaccccagccctagtcctaccatccccagccctactcctaccagccccagccctattcctaccagccccagccctagtTCTACCAGCCCTACTCCTACCTACCCCATCCCTAGTCCTACCAGCCCCAGCCTTA ACCTACCATCCCCAGACCTAGTTCTACCAGCCCAACTCCTACCTagccccagccctagtcctaccagccccagccctagtcctaccttccccagccctagtcctaccagCCCTACTCCTACCTACCCCAGCCCTAGTCCTGCCAGCCCCAGACATACTCCTACCTACCCCAGCCCTAGTTCTACCAGCCCTACTCCTACCtaccccagccctagtcctaccagCCACACCTCTAGTCCTACCAACCCCAGCCCTATTcctaccagccccagccctagtTCTACCAGCCCAACTCCTACCtaccccagccctagtcctaccagccccagccctacTCCTACCTACCCCAGCCCTAGTTCTACCAGCCCTACTCCTACCtaccccagccctagtcctaccagccccagccctagtcctaccagccccagccctattcctaccagccccagccctagtcctaccaaCCCCAGCCCTATTCCTACCAGACCCAGCCCCAGTCCTACCATCCCCAGCCCTGGTcctaccagccccagccctagtcctaccagccctagtcctaccagccccagccctagtTCTACCAGCCCTACTCCTACCTACCCCAGCCTTAGTCCTACCAACCCCAGCCCTATTcctaccagccccagccctagtcctaccagccccagccctagtcctaccagccccagccctattCCTACCAGCCCTACTCCTACCtaccccagccctagtcctaccatCCCCAGCCCTACTCCTACCtaccccagccctagtcctaccatccccagccctagtcctaccagccccagccctagtCTTACCAGCCCCACCCCTATTcctaccagccccagccctagtcctaccagCCCCAGACCTACTCCTACCtgccccagccctagtcctaccatCCCCAGCCCTACTCCTACCTACCCCAGCCCTATTCCTACCtaccccagccctagtcctaccagccccagccctagtcctaccagccccagccctattcctaccagccccagccctagtcctaccagccccagccctagtcctaccatccccagccctagtcctaccagccccagccctagtcctaccatCCCCAGCCCTAGTCTTACCAGCCCCAATCCTAGTCCTACCTACCCCAGCCCTAGTCTTACCAGCCCCAATCCTAGTCCTACCTACCCCAGCCCTAGTCTTACCAGCCCCAATCCTAGTCTTACCAGCCCCAATCCTAGTCCTACCTACCCCAGCCCTAGTCTTACCAGCCCCAATCCTAGTCCTACCatccccagccctagtcctaccagccccagccctagtcctaccatccccagccctagtcctaccagccccagccctagtcctacctAG